Proteins encoded within one genomic window of Prosthecobacter algae:
- a CDS encoding HipA domain-containing protein, protein MESLTPYSVLQIDPNTVENEEQLGSKPKFWFRHEGHRWLFKEARPNTGEHWAEKIAAEVAAILHIPSARVELAECQGRKGCAVESFILARRREVLVHGNELLAGSVTGYDMTKRFRQSDHTLTNIIQAVESVFDHGSRRKEAAELLCGYLTLDALIGNTDRHHENWGLILTVMAQDKNTEEVLLRVAPSFDHASSLGRELLDDDRKRKLKENIVLNYVKKGRGGIFGNTNDKHGLSPLEAAKQAQILYPKLFHKWLLNLATLDDLHIHQIVAHVPNEWISPIAREFAATMINIGRAELLNTLPIS, encoded by the coding sequence ATGGAATCCTTAACACCCTATTCAGTTCTTCAAATAGACCCCAACACCGTAGAAAATGAGGAACAACTTGGAAGCAAACCCAAATTCTGGTTCCGACATGAGGGGCACCGCTGGCTGTTTAAGGAAGCCCGACCGAATACTGGTGAACACTGGGCAGAGAAGATCGCCGCAGAAGTTGCCGCCATCTTACATATTCCTTCAGCTCGTGTAGAACTGGCTGAGTGCCAAGGGCGCAAAGGATGTGCAGTCGAGTCTTTTATCCTTGCCCGCCGTCGGGAAGTTTTAGTTCATGGAAATGAACTACTTGCAGGCTCAGTAACAGGATATGACATGACTAAGCGGTTTCGCCAAAGCGATCATACACTGACAAATATCATTCAAGCCGTAGAATCTGTTTTTGACCATGGATCAAGACGTAAAGAGGCCGCTGAACTTCTATGTGGATACCTTACACTCGATGCCTTGATTGGGAACACAGACAGACACCACGAGAACTGGGGACTAATTCTTACCGTTATGGCCCAAGACAAGAACACAGAAGAAGTTCTTTTGCGAGTAGCTCCCTCGTTTGATCATGCCTCTTCTCTAGGTCGTGAATTATTGGATGATGATAGGAAGCGTAAACTGAAAGAAAATATCGTGTTAAACTATGTAAAGAAAGGACGTGGGGGCATTTTTGGCAACACCAACGACAAGCATGGATTGAGTCCGCTAGAAGCAGCAAAACAGGCACAAATACTTTATCCCAAGCTCTTCCATAAATGGTTGCTTAATCTGGCAACACTGGATGACTTGCATATCCACCAAATCGTGGCACATGTACCAAACGAATGGATCAGCCCGATCGCTCGGGAGTTCGCAGCGACTATGATAAACATCGGTCGCGCAGAACTGTTAAACACTCTCCCAATTTCATGA
- a CDS encoding 3-deoxy-7-phosphoheptulonate synthase: MNATSNVHIASNIPLPAPRALVAELPPSETQAAFVSQARTEIRNILFGNDKRFLVIVGPCSIHDPEAGLEYAAKLAALSRELKDRLCIVMRVYFEKPRTTVGWKGLIMDPDLDGTCNIPDGLRLARRILRDVLELGVATATELLDPITPQYIADLICWSAVGARTTESQTHRQMASGLSMPLGFKNGTFGHISPAVNAIKAAIQPQTFLGVSEDGVASAVTTSGNPDCHIILRGGEDGPNYGADDVAETRAALETAKLKPAIMIDASHGNCAKDHNRMPQVFREIVRQRAAGEESIIGAMLESNLVGGNQKFPRPLNELTRGQSITDACMDWATTEQALREAYALLG; this comes from the coding sequence ATGAACGCCACTTCCAACGTCCACATCGCCTCCAACATTCCCCTGCCCGCCCCCCGGGCCCTGGTGGCCGAGCTACCGCCTTCGGAAACCCAGGCTGCCTTTGTCAGCCAGGCACGCACGGAAATTCGCAACATTTTGTTCGGCAACGACAAGCGCTTCCTCGTCATCGTCGGCCCCTGCTCCATCCATGATCCTGAAGCTGGACTCGAGTATGCCGCCAAGCTGGCCGCCCTGTCGCGCGAGCTGAAGGACCGCCTGTGCATCGTCATGCGCGTCTATTTTGAAAAACCGCGCACCACCGTGGGCTGGAAGGGCCTGATCATGGACCCAGATCTCGACGGCACCTGCAACATCCCTGACGGCCTGCGCCTGGCCCGCCGCATCCTGCGCGATGTGCTGGAACTCGGCGTGGCCACGGCCACCGAGTTGCTGGACCCCATCACCCCCCAATACATCGCCGACCTCATCTGCTGGAGCGCGGTCGGAGCGCGCACCACTGAATCGCAAACGCACCGGCAGATGGCCTCCGGTCTGTCCATGCCCCTGGGCTTCAAAAACGGCACCTTTGGCCACATCTCCCCGGCCGTGAATGCGATCAAGGCCGCCATCCAACCGCAAACCTTCCTGGGCGTGAGCGAAGATGGCGTCGCCTCCGCCGTCACCACCAGCGGCAATCCCGACTGCCACATCATCCTACGTGGCGGTGAAGACGGCCCGAACTATGGGGCCGATGATGTGGCTGAAACCCGCGCTGCCCTGGAGACCGCGAAGCTGAAGCCCGCCATCATGATTGATGCCAGCCACGGCAACTGCGCCAAGGATCACAACCGGATGCCGCAGGTCTTCCGTGAAATCGTCCGCCAGCGGGCTGCCGGGGAGGAATCCATCATCGGTGCCATGCTGGAAAGCAACCTCGTGGGAGGGAACCAAAAATTCCCCCGTCCGCTGAATGAGCTGACCCGTGGCCAATCCATCACCGATGCCTGCATGGACTGGGCGACCACCGAGCAAGCGCTGCGCGAAGCATATGCACTGCTGGGTTAG
- a CDS encoding HAD family hydrolase, protein MAARKPTFILSFDFDGTLVHHESTPVFHPRLGQMIQQLRSLGAAWVINTGRSLPQTLQGLSQYGIFMEPDYIIAMECDIYKPGLFSKWTDFGTWNKKARKAHERFVKDHQPSLTAIREMVETQTQGQFLAGDYGELGIVGSSEEELDAICTFIDVHVRQFPDIGYHRNGIYLRFSHSGYSKGTALSELARLLGLNASQCFAAGDNLNDLSMLNPRHAAMIATPGNGLPAVKAHVQNHGGFIASRYASEGMIEALTHFFGAAKA, encoded by the coding sequence ATGGCAGCCCGAAAGCCCACGTTCATTCTCTCCTTCGATTTTGACGGCACGCTGGTGCATCACGAAAGCACGCCGGTCTTTCACCCCCGGCTCGGGCAGATGATCCAGCAGCTCCGCAGCCTGGGCGCAGCCTGGGTCATCAATACTGGCCGCAGCCTGCCCCAGACTCTCCAGGGCCTATCGCAATACGGCATCTTCATGGAGCCTGACTACATCATCGCCATGGAGTGCGACATCTACAAACCCGGCCTGTTTAGCAAATGGACGGACTTTGGCACCTGGAACAAAAAGGCACGCAAAGCCCACGAACGTTTTGTCAAAGATCACCAGCCCTCCCTGACCGCCATCCGCGAAATGGTGGAAACGCAGACCCAGGGGCAATTCCTCGCGGGCGACTATGGGGAACTGGGCATCGTAGGCAGCAGTGAAGAAGAACTGGATGCCATCTGCACCTTCATTGACGTCCATGTGCGACAGTTTCCAGACATCGGCTATCACCGCAACGGCATCTACCTGCGCTTTTCCCACAGCGGCTACAGCAAAGGCACTGCCCTGAGCGAACTGGCCCGCCTCCTGGGTCTGAATGCCAGCCAGTGCTTTGCTGCCGGGGACAATCTCAACGACCTTTCCATGCTGAACCCACGCCACGCGGCCATGATCGCCACGCCTGGCAACGGCCTGCCTGCCGTGAAGGCACACGTGCAAAACCATGGCGGTTTCATCGCCAGCCGCTACGCCAGCGAAGGCATGATCGAGGCGCTCACCCACTTCTTCGGCGCGGCCAAAGCCTGA
- a CDS encoding secretin N-terminal domain-containing protein yields the protein MPAPYIHSSPRYVVKRLLFALVLGALILATCHAQQGLPSDDSATIKVNFPSTPVQAIIPFYTQITGKKIILDSALQGEPLRIIAPQPLTRREAVAFIEATLLLNGYAIIPVDATTVKLIHHNGGKSPTPEGLKVYNSIKDLPDNEELCHFVMPLVHISPDEASKAFQQVIKLHSYGAIMPMKNAAALIITENSTTIRSIYEIAQVIDVPPAEIANEMIKLERSDAESVAEIISEIYAEEEKTEATPAPQAAPAPPAVAANGARLPAVNPMGASNTANTNPSVARVKVIPHRRTNSLLVIARPVDITYIRGLVEKLDQQADDVTFLKRKLAYLDVGDFLPVAYNALAKDTDIQNDGADAASGGGRRSSSSRRPTASSNTPSTDASRDSSNFNNPYGQGGQSGFGFNGGSQNNRAERSLLDDPDAVSAPESLVVGKTLLIAEPQSNSLVVSGSPEHIAVIDQLIQEMDVRPQQVYISTIIGQLNLGGDFNYGFDFLNMLDDFTLRQKNVITPGGGTGVAGALDIPFNLENFGAGSMSFYGQLGSLSRYVNVLEGNKDFKVLSSPSMYTTNNGKAVISSGQRIAVPVNILSNAGINNIAATSASIDYRDVVLKLEVVPLINNDNEVTLRIAQVNDNIVGEQVISGNTVPTIGTQELLTTVTVRDGATVVLGGLITERTGKTERGGIFLRRVPVLKHLFGTTEKSTSRDELLIFIQPKIINSTAHLDSPNSIEAKRSRIMEETLRFGMPLDEIPKAQPAGK from the coding sequence ATGCCTGCTCCATACATCCATTCTTCACCCCGGTACGTCGTCAAACGACTGCTGTTTGCCTTGGTCCTGGGCGCTCTGATCCTGGCCACCTGCCATGCGCAGCAGGGGCTGCCCTCGGATGACAGCGCGACCATCAAGGTCAATTTCCCCAGCACACCGGTGCAGGCGATCATCCCTTTTTACACCCAGATCACGGGGAAAAAGATCATTCTGGACTCCGCCCTTCAGGGGGAGCCCTTGCGCATCATCGCCCCCCAGCCGCTGACCCGGCGCGAAGCTGTAGCCTTTATTGAAGCCACGTTACTCCTCAATGGCTATGCCATCATCCCGGTGGATGCGACGACGGTGAAGCTGATCCACCACAATGGCGGCAAAAGCCCAACCCCCGAGGGGCTGAAGGTGTACAATTCGATCAAGGACCTGCCGGACAATGAGGAACTGTGCCATTTTGTGATGCCACTGGTGCACATTTCCCCTGACGAAGCATCCAAGGCCTTTCAGCAGGTGATCAAACTGCACAGCTACGGGGCCATCATGCCGATGAAGAATGCGGCGGCGCTGATCATCACTGAAAACAGCACCACCATCCGCAGCATCTATGAGATCGCCCAGGTGATTGACGTACCGCCGGCCGAGATCGCCAATGAGATGATCAAACTGGAGCGCAGCGATGCCGAAAGCGTGGCTGAAATCATCAGCGAGATCTACGCCGAAGAGGAAAAAACGGAGGCCACACCCGCACCCCAAGCAGCCCCAGCCCCGCCTGCTGTGGCGGCCAATGGTGCTCGCCTGCCTGCGGTCAACCCGATGGGCGCCTCCAACACGGCCAATACCAATCCCAGCGTGGCCCGGGTGAAGGTGATCCCCCATCGCCGCACCAACAGCCTCCTGGTCATCGCCCGCCCGGTGGACATCACCTACATTCGTGGTCTGGTGGAAAAGCTGGATCAGCAGGCGGATGACGTGACCTTCCTGAAGCGCAAGCTGGCCTACCTGGACGTGGGCGACTTTTTGCCCGTGGCTTACAACGCCCTGGCCAAGGACACCGACATCCAGAATGACGGGGCCGATGCCGCCTCCGGAGGCGGACGCCGGAGCAGCAGCAGCCGACGTCCCACGGCGAGTTCCAACACACCGTCCACGGACGCTTCGCGCGACAGTTCCAATTTCAACAATCCCTATGGCCAGGGCGGCCAAAGCGGCTTCGGCTTCAATGGCGGCAGCCAGAATAACCGGGCCGAACGCAGCCTGCTGGATGATCCCGACGCCGTCTCTGCCCCCGAGTCCCTCGTGGTGGGAAAAACACTCCTGATCGCCGAACCGCAGTCCAACAGCCTTGTCGTCAGCGGATCACCGGAGCACATTGCGGTGATTGACCAACTGATCCAGGAAATGGATGTGCGGCCGCAGCAGGTGTACATCAGCACCATCATCGGCCAGCTCAACCTGGGCGGCGATTTCAACTACGGGTTCGATTTCCTGAACATGCTGGATGATTTCACCCTGCGGCAGAAAAACGTCATCACGCCTGGCGGTGGCACTGGGGTGGCCGGTGCGCTGGACATCCCTTTCAACCTGGAAAACTTTGGCGCAGGCTCCATGAGCTTTTACGGCCAACTCGGCTCGCTGAGCCGGTATGTGAATGTGCTGGAAGGGAACAAAGACTTCAAGGTGCTGTCCAGCCCCAGCATGTACACCACCAACAACGGCAAGGCCGTGATCTCCAGTGGCCAGCGCATCGCCGTGCCCGTGAACATTCTTTCCAATGCCGGCATCAACAACATCGCCGCCACCAGCGCCAGCATCGATTACCGGGATGTGGTGCTGAAGCTAGAAGTGGTGCCGCTGATCAACAACGACAATGAAGTGACGCTGCGGATCGCGCAGGTGAATGACAACATCGTGGGGGAACAGGTCATTTCAGGCAATACCGTGCCCACCATCGGCACCCAGGAACTGCTGACTACTGTGACCGTGCGCGATGGTGCCACTGTGGTGCTGGGCGGGCTGATCACAGAACGCACTGGAAAAACTGAGCGGGGCGGCATCTTCCTGCGCCGGGTGCCCGTGCTGAAGCACCTTTTTGGCACCACGGAAAAATCCACCTCACGGGATGAGCTGCTGATCTTTATCCAACCCAAGATCATCAATTCCACCGCCCATCTCGACAGCCCGAATAGCATTGAGGCCAAGCGGTCGCGGATCATGGAGGAGACGCTGCGTTTTGGCATGCCCCTGGACGAAATCCCCAAGGCACAGCCTGCTGGAAAGTAA